The Ananas comosus cultivar F153 linkage group 22, ASM154086v1, whole genome shotgun sequence genome segment CGCCTTTTCGGCAGCCACAGAACTCTAAGCCGTCGAGTGGTGCCGAAACAGCTGTTCAAAAAGCCGAAGACGTGGTCGCGAGCATGCTTGCCAAGGGTTTCGTCCTCGGCAAGGACGCCGTCTCCAGAGCGAAAGCCTTTGACGACAAGCACCAGCTCACCTCCACCGCCACCGCGAAAGTGGCTTCCTTCGATAAGAAGATCGGGTTGAGCGAGAAAATCAGCACGGGGACTTTGCTCGTGAACGAGAAGGTGAAGGAGATGGACCAGAAGTTCCAGGTTTCCGAAAAGACTAAATCGGcgctcgccgccgccgagcaGAAGGTGAGCACGGCGGGCTCCGCAATCATGAGCAACAGGTACGTCTTGACCAGCGCGGCGTGGGTGACCGGTGCCTTCAACAAGGTCGCGAAGGCCGCGAGCGACGTGGGGTCGAAGACGAAGGAGAAAGTCGTGGCCGAGGAGGGCGGGGTCTCGAAGAACGCGACGGTCGCGACTGGCGAGGATTCGTCTAAACCTCCGTCGGCTCCGCAAGGATTGATCCTCTGATACTTCgaaactatattatatattaaatcgTCGAGGATTTCATATGTTGTGTTggagaaatttttaaaaaaggagaATGTAGAACAACACATGCCATGTCATGGACTTTGTTTGATGGTGAATTTCAAGTGGAGATGTTGGTTTTCATTGTCCATATATTTGTGGTAAAAGATGTGAATTAGAGTAACTCATATTTGTAACAAAAGATTGTGGGAATGAATGAGGTATTCAAGTACTCCCAAGTTTGGTGTATCTAAATTGGAAAAACAATTTATAGATTTATTGTGTGAATGATTTAATGTGGGTCGTGCCGTGCTGGTACTGCTTACATTTATCTGGCTTGAAATGAGGGAGGCCGGCCGGCCTGGCCCAGCAAATCTCCCAATTTAGGCCGTGCTGTGCTGGGCCCGATTTTTCAAACCTGTGGCCCACCATCCATCGCCCCGCTTAACAGACTAGTAGAGATACAGATGGATTCAGGTTGGTGGAGCTTTCGCCCTGATTCTGATTCGTAATCGTCCCAAATGAGCCcgtaaatagaaataaaaaaaaataaaaatgtaacttgCTTCAAATTTGTCATAATTTGCTAAGTAAATAGAGCATGAGGCGAAAAATCCTTTTCCTTCTTTGATCCGTATCCgccaaaaatccatcaaaaacttGCTCCCGTCCTAATCCGCCCCAAATGGAGGCCAAAAATAGGATTAAAATTAATCCGCCTCTAATCCATTCCGACACctcttcccctccccctcccacaaaaaaataacaaagcaGTAGGTGGGGAACcgctcccgcccccagatctGTTCTGTTTTGCATTCCTACGGGCCAGTGGCTTAGCAAGGCCCTCTGACCCGATCGAACAGTACAGGCCAATCTAATCAGTGCCGGACCCGGTGCAggtcaatttataattttctattttataaatttgtaatagttttgaaataaataatcggacttaaaatataaaaaatacaaaacttttTGGAAATAAtctaaatatgtaaaaatggAGATTGAAATAATTGAATTTGAGTCCAAAACTCGACCGGAATAGTTTCACCATTCGACGCGtagatttcaaaaaatattttccgaATTGGAGTTGCACGCTGAAATTGAATTATCGAGCGAAAAATTATGAGCATTTAAAAATCACTCGCGCCAATTGAAAAAGTTACTAAACTAAACGGAATTTCCAACTCAACTTGATTGAGCCGCGTTTTTTCAGAGACTCTAACGTTGAATTGGCCACATTAAATTACAACAtcaatttacaaaaatttaaaccggaaattataataaattacaatttaaagaccAAAGTGTCTAGATCGAGATGCTTAATTAAGCAAATGATTAGGTTGAGTTATTACATAAGCGCATGTGTAATGAACAAACTTAGATATCATTTGATTATGTTAAAGCAATGCGTGGATGCGCACGTGCGTGACTCGTTCGTCCACGTGCGAGAGGCCAAATCACAACCAATTCTTATCCAACTACTCCGACCAGAATTTGTATATCTTTGTTAGAGTGGTcaaggaaataattaattaattacataactttagtttaatttttttttatgccaaattAATTAACTGGTTTATTAAGTCAAAAGCTTGTAGCGTAAACACTTCAACAAGAGATTGATTTGTCTCCCTCCCTTGTAGAAAGAGTGAAGTAAGGGAACAAGCATAAGATAGGGATTGTTGATTGTAATTATTTACTAAGTGAAAAGCAAACTTTACCGATACGATTAATTTAGCATTAGAGTTTCTGGAAAGGAGCCAAGCTCGGCTCTATGCCTTTTCGCTCGGGTGCCTGTTTTCAGCGtgcaatttcaatttgaaaaacACTTTTCAGGGTCTACTCGTCAAACTGCAAAACCGTTACGGTCGAGTTTGAAACCCAAATTTAGCTATTTAAACCTTCATTCTTGTatttttagcttaattttggTTTATTTCTGAtcaatttatattaataatcaACTCTAAAAGCT includes the following:
- the LOC109727574 gene encoding binding partner of ACD11 1-like isoform X1 — protein: MSWRLQVKTVKVGNVSLSASEQDIKEFFSFSGDIEHVEMQSADEWSQIAYVTFKDSQGAETALLLSGATIVDLSVIITPAPDYKLPPTASAPPLPQNSKPSSGAETAVQKAEDVVASMLAKGFVLGKDAVSRAKAFDDKHQLTSTATAKVASFDKKIGLSEKISTGTLLVNEKVKEMDQKFQVSEKTKSALAAAEQKVSTAGSAIMSNRYVLTSAAWVTGAFNKVAKAASDVGSKTKEKVVAEEGGVSKNATVATGEDSSKPPSAPQGLIL
- the LOC109727574 gene encoding binding partner of ACD11 1-like isoform X2; this encodes MSVKTVKVGNVSLSASEQDIKEFFSFSGDIEHVEMQSADEWSQIAYVTFKDSQGAETALLLSGATIVDLSVIITPAPDYKLPPTASAPPLPQNSKPSSGAETAVQKAEDVVASMLAKGFVLGKDAVSRAKAFDDKHQLTSTATAKVASFDKKIGLSEKISTGTLLVNEKVKEMDQKFQVSEKTKSALAAAEQKVSTAGSAIMSNRYVLTSAAWVTGAFNKVAKAASDVGSKTKEKVVAEEGGVSKNATVATGEDSSKPPSAPQGLIL
- the LOC109727574 gene encoding binding partner of ACD11 1-like isoform X3 translates to MVKTVKVGNVSLSASEQDIKEFFSFSGDIEHVEMQSADEWSQIAYVTFKDSQGAETALLLSGATIVDLSVIITPAPDYKLPPTASAPPLPQNSKPSSGAETAVQKAEDVVASMLAKGFVLGKDAVSRAKAFDDKHQLTSTATAKVASFDKKIGLSEKISTGTLLVNEKVKEMDQKFQVSEKTKSALAAAEQKVSTAGSAIMSNRYVLTSAAWVTGAFNKVAKAASDVGSKTKEKVVAEEGGVSKNATVATGEDSSKPPSAPQGLIL